The following coding sequences lie in one Cucumis sativus cultivar 9930 unplaced genomic scaffold, Cucumber_9930_V3 scaffold112, whole genome shotgun sequence genomic window:
- the LOC116405496 gene encoding UDP-glucuronic acid decarboxylase 2-like: protein MVTEKHGVEFFVKSSNFDVRYPLGSPARAEIENSIKKGAVDSLWRWQANPSFQYVSDLVEGLMKLMEGEHVGPFNLGNPGEFTMLELAQVVQETIDPNAKIEFRPNTEDDPHKRKPDISKAKDLLGWEPTVSLRKGLPLMVSDFRQRIFGDSKDDISTAAVLSTTTTV, encoded by the exons ATGGTTACAGAGAAACATGGCGtggaattttttgtcaaatcatcaaattttgatgtaaGATATCCTCTTGGAAGCCCAGCTCGAGCTGAAATAGAGAACA GCATTAAGAAAGGAGCCGTTGACAGTTTATGGAGATGGCAAGCAAACCCGAGTTTTCAATACGTTTCTGATCTg GTGGAGGGGCTAATGAAACTGATGGAAGGCGAGCACGTGGGGCCTTTTAATCTGGGCAACCCCGGCGAATTCACTATGCTCGAACTTGCTCAG GTAGTGCAAGAGACAATAGATCCAAATGCAAAGATAGAGTTCAGACCGAACACGGAAGATGACCCGCATAAAAGAAAACCTGACATTTCTAAAGCTAAGGACCTTCTTGGTTGGGAGCCCACCGTGTCCCTTCGAAAGGGCCTTCCCCTTATGGTTTCTGACTTTCGTCAACGCATCTTCGGTGACTCGAAAGATGACATTTCCACTGCTGCCGTCctctccaccaccaccacggTCTAG
- the LOC116405501 gene encoding phylloplanin-like: MSLTSLFIFLLIWTMTSTSSCQLDLIRILLGPAHIYGMLYCTIDGSVIYGEITPTFPNAAVQMQCGAGTVVTSVKTDATGNFSIFLDAPRLMLLYVLTNCTLVVTTPLVDCNAALPSFGTLVSPLQLIGNTFHGLFNVTNFIPVGFRFVHSI, from the exons ATGTCTTTAacctctcttttcattttcttgttaaTCTGGACGATGACATCGACAAGTTCATGTCAGCTTGATTTGATTCGAATACTTCTTGGTCCTGCTCACATCTATGGAATGCTCTATTGCACTATTGATGGGAGTGTGATCTATGGAGAGATAACTCCAACATTCCCGA ATGCGGCGGTGCAAATGCAATGCGGAGCCGGAACGGTAGTTACGTCGGTTAAGACCGACGCCACTGgcaatttctccatttttctcgATGCTCCTCGATTGATGCTCCTTTATGTACTCACCAATTGCACTCTCGTTGTCACTACGCCGCTTGTCGACTGCAACGCCGCCCTGCCATCGTTCGGCACCCTCGTCTCGCCGCTGCAGCTCATTGGAAATACCTTCCATGGACTCTTCAATGTCACCAATTTCATTCCGGTAGGGTTCCGATTCGTTCATAGCATTTGA